One genomic segment of Erysipelotrichaceae bacterium 66202529 includes these proteins:
- a CDS encoding glycosyltransferase, translating into MQKTEHINELMFTIVIPVYNTSAYLNKCVTSVLDQTYGNLEIVLVNDGSTDASKELCQELANNNSRISVIHQENQGLSAARNTGIQAAKGDYIIFLDSDDYIDNDACEDLCRSIGQSACDVVTTKMKIVNNGYIKYPYYNHNKPYEIMSGKAYMIQELFNKTMSMAAVQYVYNRTFLQVHNLKFRVGIYHEDEEFTPRALALADKVLRSDLCFYNYLIRSGSITTNKYLYKNVKDLYATLRSLESIFSKEEEPLRSLFMESLLEKYLYMYAKAGVNQPEYAQIRDKEFVIGKAKSWKNKAKVCLFLLDDSLYCHLSRRNSW; encoded by the coding sequence ATGCAAAAAACAGAACATATAAATGAATTAATGTTTACAATTGTCATCCCTGTTTACAATACCTCAGCTTATTTAAATAAGTGTGTTACAAGTGTGTTAGATCAGACATACGGCAATTTGGAAATTGTGCTTGTGAATGACGGCTCCACTGATGCGTCGAAAGAGCTATGTCAGGAATTAGCGAATAATAATTCCAGGATATCAGTCATTCATCAAGAAAATCAAGGCTTGTCTGCCGCAAGGAATACCGGTATACAGGCTGCAAAAGGTGATTATATTATATTTCTTGATTCTGATGATTACATCGACAATGATGCATGTGAAGATTTATGTCGCAGCATAGGGCAATCTGCTTGTGATGTTGTCACAACGAAAATGAAAATCGTGAATAACGGATACATTAAGTATCCATATTACAATCATAATAAGCCATATGAAATAATGAGTGGCAAAGCATATATGATACAGGAATTGTTTAACAAAACTATGAGTATGGCAGCGGTGCAATATGTATATAATCGCACATTTTTACAGGTGCATAATCTGAAGTTTCGTGTCGGAATTTATCATGAGGATGAAGAATTTACACCAAGGGCTCTTGCTCTTGCAGATAAGGTGCTTCGGAGCGATTTATGCTTTTACAATTATCTGATCAGAAGCGGTTCTATTACAACAAATAAGTATTTGTATAAAAATGTTAAGGATTTATACGCTACTTTAAGAAGTCTAGAAAGTATCTTCAGTAAAGAGGAAGAACCACTGAGATCGCTGTTTATGGAGAGTTTGTTAGAAAAGTATTTATATATGTATGCTAAAGCAGGGGTGAATCAGCCCGAATATGCTCAAATAAGAGACAAGGAGTTTGTTATAGGAAAGGCGAAATCCTGGAAAAATAAAGCAAAGGTTTGTTTATTCTTGTTGGATGATTCACTTTACTGCCATTTGAGTAGGAGAAATTCATGGTGA
- a CDS encoding glycosyltransferase, with the protein MKISVIIPLYNVEKYIEECLHSILEQSSCVDIQAIIVDDGSQDDSALLALEYVKKHPTIFEYHKKENGGLSDARNFGISFVKGDYLMFLDSDDYLRKDACQILANTIASSNTDLIVFNYVQFDENNQRTITIIEEPSGFINKKQYLLCPPTAWNKIIKTKIYKENHILFPKGLWYEDRATTGSYVNYIESIYYVKEPLYYYRQRISSIMNQKQYSPKMLDMKKAIAHTLNGVDKKEYYEELEYICISNLIAQSGELLLSYGRQKELETFVDYIDIEFPKWTSNVYFKKRSLLYRSICKAIGNRNYRMAKFMLAVKHKLFHM; encoded by the coding sequence ATGAAGATATCAGTTATAATTCCGTTATATAACGTTGAAAAATATATAGAAGAATGCCTGCATTCAATTCTTGAACAAAGTAGCTGTGTAGATATTCAGGCAATTATTGTTGATGATGGAAGTCAGGATGATTCTGCGCTACTTGCGCTGGAGTACGTAAAGAAGCATCCAACTATATTTGAATATCATAAAAAAGAAAATGGCGGACTTAGTGATGCCAGAAATTTTGGCATTAGTTTTGTAAAAGGCGACTATTTAATGTTTTTGGACAGTGATGATTATTTGAGAAAAGATGCCTGTCAAATTCTTGCGAATACGATAGCTTCTTCAAATACAGATTTGATTGTATTTAATTATGTGCAGTTTGATGAAAACAATCAAAGAACTATAACGATAATAGAAGAACCAAGTGGTTTTATAAATAAAAAACAATATCTTCTATGTCCGCCAACAGCCTGGAATAAGATCATCAAAACAAAGATATATAAAGAAAATCATATTTTATTCCCTAAGGGCCTTTGGTATGAGGACCGAGCAACTACCGGAAGTTATGTGAATTATATAGAAAGTATTTACTATGTAAAAGAACCTCTGTATTATTATAGACAAAGGATATCTTCCATAATGAATCAAAAACAATATTCACCTAAGATGTTAGATATGAAAAAAGCGATTGCCCATACATTAAACGGTGTAGATAAAAAAGAATATTATGAGGAATTGGAATATATCTGCATTAGCAATCTAATTGCGCAAAGTGGTGAGTTGTTATTAAGCTATGGCAGACAAAAGGAATTAGAAACTTTTGTAGATTACATAGATATAGAATTTCCGAAATGGACATCCAATGTTTATTTTAAAAAACGTAGTTTATTATACCGTAGCATATGTAAGGCAATTGGCAATCGGAATTACCGTATGGCTAAATTTATGCTTGCAGTTAAACATAAGCTCTTTCATATGTAA
- a CDS encoding glycosyltransferase: MESVIAIIVSYNRKVLLKEAIDHLLKQSYKDFDILVVDNASTDGTKEYIREYIQNSDIIYHNTGTNLGGAGGFSTGIRIGVEKKYKYLWIMDDDTLTETNTLKALMEAKDLLQKPFGFLCSDVRWTDGSACNMNIPNIEENWYEDTSLLEKGLLRVKQCSFVSCFFSVDIVRELGLPIKEFFIWGDDAEYTKRISMKYPCYFVSNSRVVHKMASNIPTDIIAESPDRLFRYNYSYRNMYYVKKLEGGKLNMFLFYYRTLLEIILIIKSDGKGKRKKIRTICHSMRQRKKFKPKIDYIE, from the coding sequence GTGGAAAGTGTGATAGCAATTATCGTCAGTTACAATAGAAAAGTATTATTGAAGGAGGCAATTGATCATCTTTTAAAGCAGAGCTATAAGGACTTTGATATTCTAGTTGTTGATAATGCCAGTACAGATGGCACTAAAGAGTATATAAGGGAATATATTCAAAATAGTGATATCATCTATCATAATACTGGAACAAATTTAGGTGGTGCAGGGGGATTTTCAACTGGCATTCGTATTGGTGTTGAAAAGAAGTATAAATACCTGTGGATTATGGATGATGATACATTGACAGAGACCAACACATTGAAGGCGCTCATGGAAGCAAAAGATTTGTTGCAAAAACCATTCGGATTCCTTTGCAGTGATGTAAGATGGACAGATGGCAGTGCATGCAATATGAATATACCGAATATCGAAGAAAATTGGTATGAAGATACATCGCTGTTAGAAAAAGGGTTGCTGAGAGTAAAGCAATGCTCCTTTGTTTCCTGTTTTTTCTCAGTAGATATTGTAAGGGAATTAGGGCTTCCAATAAAAGAATTTTTCATTTGGGGGGATGATGCGGAATATACAAAACGTATAAGTATGAAATATCCATGCTATTTCGTCAGTAATAGCCGTGTTGTGCATAAAATGGCGAGCAATATCCCAACGGATATTATTGCAGAATCTCCAGATCGCTTATTTCGATATAATTATTCTTATAGGAATATGTATTATGTTAAGAAACTGGAAGGCGGTAAGCTCAATATGTTTTTATTCTATTACAGAACTCTGCTGGAAATTATATTAATTATCAAAAGTGATGGAAAAGGTAAAAGAAAAAAAATAAGAACGATTTGTCACAGTATGCGCCAGAGAAAAAAATTTAAACCTAAAATTGATTATATTGAGTAA
- a CDS encoding oligosaccharide flippase family protein, whose product MKKSVKLNYIFNLCYQLLLIALPLITTPYVSRVLGAKAIGTYSFTQSIVTYFTLLGCIGLGLYGQREVAYCQKDTLKRTKILTELVLLKICSVLISLAVYIFVYLKLPDYKFLFMIQIIDIIANIFDINFFYQGMEEFQKIILRNIVVRFISIFCVFAFIKSPDDLPLYIAIQSLSILLGNISMWITLPKYVVKLNGVKLEIARHIKPTLVLFFPQIAVSIYTVLDRTMIELLTGNTEEIGYYEQAQKIVKLALTIVTSLGTVMMPRISNLFAEQNLKEIREYIHNSLMFVMILGFPIMFGLMGIAPNLIPWFLGKEFVPSVHLVMVTSPIILLIGMSNVIGIQLLLPTRRQKAYTISTIMGSVINLCLNILLIPTLLSLGATIASLAAELSVTLFQIYCVRDDIEFGSIMKESLRYFVIGFIMFIGVYGLSISLNPNVLSTMLIIVVGVIFYFATLIFRKDVYIYSILNVLKVKMLGKAVKRK is encoded by the coding sequence ATGAAAAAAAGTGTAAAATTAAACTATATATTTAATTTGTGCTATCAGCTTTTATTGATTGCCTTGCCATTGATTACAACGCCATATGTATCACGGGTTCTGGGGGCTAAAGCAATTGGTACATATAGCTTTACGCAATCTATTGTAACCTACTTTACTCTACTTGGTTGTATCGGGTTGGGGTTATATGGACAAAGAGAAGTGGCATATTGTCAAAAGGATACTTTGAAACGTACAAAAATTCTGACAGAGCTTGTACTTTTAAAAATATGCAGTGTTCTTATCAGTTTGGCGGTATATATTTTTGTATATCTGAAACTGCCGGATTATAAATTTCTCTTTATGATTCAGATTATAGATATAATCGCCAACATATTTGATATAAACTTCTTTTATCAAGGAATGGAAGAGTTTCAGAAAATTATTTTAAGAAACATTGTTGTACGGTTTATCAGCATTTTCTGTGTGTTTGCGTTTATAAAATCTCCAGATGATCTACCATTGTATATCGCCATACAGTCATTGTCTATTTTACTAGGGAATATCAGTATGTGGATTACTTTACCGAAATATGTTGTAAAGCTGAATGGAGTAAAGCTGGAAATAGCGCGACATATAAAGCCAACTCTGGTATTGTTTTTCCCGCAGATTGCAGTATCTATCTATACGGTTCTGGATCGTACAATGATTGAACTTCTTACTGGAAATACAGAAGAGATTGGCTATTATGAGCAGGCGCAGAAAATTGTAAAGTTGGCTTTGACTATTGTAACATCTCTTGGAACAGTCATGATGCCACGGATCTCTAACTTGTTCGCAGAACAGAATTTGAAGGAAATTAGAGAATACATACACAATTCTTTAATGTTTGTCATGATTTTGGGATTTCCGATAATGTTTGGGTTAATGGGGATTGCTCCCAATTTAATACCATGGTTCTTAGGAAAAGAATTTGTTCCAAGTGTGCATCTGGTCATGGTAACCTCTCCAATCATACTGTTAATTGGTATGAGTAATGTCATCGGTATTCAACTGCTGCTTCCAACACGCAGACAGAAGGCTTATACAATATCTACAATCATGGGCTCTGTTATCAATTTATGTTTAAATATACTTTTAATTCCTACTTTATTATCACTGGGTGCTACCATTGCTTCACTTGCGGCGGAATTATCTGTAACGCTATTTCAAATATATTGTGTAAGAGACGATATTGAATTTGGAAGCATTATGAAAGAGTCATTGCGCTATTTCGTTATTGGTTTTATAATGTTTATAGGAGTTTATGGATTGAGCATATCATTAAATCCGAATGTACTTTCCACAATGTTGATTATTGTGGTAGGAGTGATTTTCTACTTTGCTACTCTTATTTTCAGAAAGGATGTTTATATATATTCGATTCTGAATGTTCTGAAAGTTAAAATGTTAGGCAAAGCGGTGAAAAGGAAATAG
- the glf gene encoding UDP-galactopyranose mutase: MKYKYVIVGAGIAGITMAERLAEKTDKRILIIDKRNHIGGNAYDSFNDEGILIHNYGPHIFHTNSKRVYDYLRKFTEWNDFQHRVLTFVDGNLLPMPISVETINKLYNLNLSCYEFEEFIEKHREKMEEVKTSEDVALSKAGKDIYEKFFKNYTMKQWGVDPALLDTSVINRIPFRFNRDTRYFADKYQGMPKYGYTKMFQKMLDKKNIHILLNTNYQDIMNEVAYDTLIYTGAIDEFYDYKFGKLKYRSVQFKMETLDTESFQATPVVNYPNDYDYTRITEFKKLTWQKHEKTTIMKEYPCFGDEPYYPYPTKEWTDKFAQYKKLMDKEENILFIGRLAEYKYYNMDAVIEKALDLAEKI, encoded by the coding sequence ATGAAGTATAAATATGTTATTGTAGGTGCGGGAATCGCAGGAATAACAATGGCTGAGCGTTTAGCTGAGAAAACGGACAAGAGAATCTTAATCATTGATAAACGAAATCATATAGGTGGTAATGCATATGACAGCTTTAATGATGAAGGTATTTTAATTCATAATTATGGACCGCATATATTTCACACTAATAGTAAACGAGTATATGATTATTTGAGGAAATTTACGGAATGGAATGACTTTCAGCACAGAGTATTAACATTTGTCGATGGAAATCTGTTGCCCATGCCGATTTCGGTTGAAACTATAAATAAATTATACAATTTGAATCTATCCTGCTATGAATTTGAGGAGTTTATTGAAAAACACAGAGAAAAGATGGAAGAAGTAAAAACAAGCGAGGATGTGGCATTAAGCAAAGCAGGAAAAGATATATACGAGAAGTTTTTTAAAAATTATACAATGAAGCAGTGGGGAGTTGACCCGGCTCTGCTTGATACCTCGGTAATCAACAGAATTCCGTTCCGTTTTAATAGAGATACTAGATATTTTGCAGATAAATATCAAGGAATGCCAAAATACGGATATACAAAAATGTTTCAGAAAATGCTGGATAAGAAAAATATACATATTTTATTGAACACGAATTATCAAGATATAATGAATGAGGTAGCTTATGATACATTGATTTATACAGGTGCTATTGATGAATTTTATGATTATAAATTCGGAAAACTCAAATATAGAAGCGTACAGTTTAAAATGGAAACACTAGATACAGAATCTTTTCAGGCTACACCGGTTGTGAATTATCCAAATGACTATGATTATACTCGCATTACAGAATTTAAGAAATTGACATGGCAGAAGCATGAAAAAACAACAATTATGAAAGAATATCCATGCTTTGGAGATGAGCCCTATTATCCATATCCAACGAAAGAATGGACAGATAAATTTGCACAATATAAAAAATTGATGGATAAGGAAGAGAATATTTTATTTATTGGAAGATTGGCTGAATATAAATATTACAACATGGATGCAGTAATTGAGAAAGCATTAGATCTTGCAGAAAAAATATAG